The Neospora caninum Liverpool complete genome, chromosome X genome includes a region encoding these proteins:
- a CDS encoding Ethylene-inducible protein hever, related codes for MEPAAASADCTKRGTTATKLGLAEMLKGGVIMDVKDAQQARIAEKAGACAVMALEKIPADIRQSGGVARMSDPALIEDIMKAVSIPVMAKCRIGHFVEAQVLAAVGVDFIDESEVLTVADEENHINKHKFQIPFVCGCRNLGEALRRVAEGASMIRTKGEAGTGNIVEAVRHIRTVNREIALLTALEDDEVFSYAKQLQAPLALVEETRRLGRLPVVNFAAGGVATPADAALCMQLGVDGVFVGSGIFKSACPEKTARAIVEAVTHYQDAGRLAEVSRNLGEAMAGLTMDRIERWAGRDTCETKRRH; via the exons ATGGAGCCAGCAGCGGCCTCGGCGGACTGCACCAAACGCGGCACGACCGCCACGAAGCTCGGGTTGGCCGAAATGCTCAAGGGTGGAGTCATCATGGATGTAAAGGACGCCCAGCAGGCGCGCATTGCAGAGAAAGCGG GCGCATGTGCAGTCATGGCTCTCGAGAAGATCCCTGCAGATATTCGCCAATCTGGCGGCGTTGCTCGGATGTCCGACCCAGCTCTGATCGAGGACATTATGAAA GCTGTCTCAATTCCCGTGATGGCCAAGTGCCGGATTGGGCACTTTGTGGAGGCGCAAGTCCTCGCGGCTGTCGGAGTGGATTTCATCGACGAGAGCGAAGTGCTGACCGTGGCTGACGAGGAGAACCACATCAACAAACACAAATTCCAAATCCCCTTCGTGTGCGGCTGCCGCAACCTCGGCGAGGCTCTCCGACGCGTTGCCGAGGGTGCCTCGATGATTCGGACCAAAG GCGAAGCAGGGACGGGGAACATCGTCGAGGCAGTGCGTCACATTCGCACGGTGAATCGCGAGATTGCGTTGCTGACGGCCctcgaagacgacgaagtcTTCTCCTACGCGAAGCAGCTGCaggctcctctcgcgttagtggaagagacgcgacgtCTCGGGCGCCTCCCCGTCGTGAACTTCGCAGCCGGCGGTGTAGCGACACCTGCGGATGCGgccctctgcatgcagttgggCGTCGACGGCGTTTTTGTTGGTTCCGGCATCTTCAAGTCTGCTTGCCCTGAAAAAACAGCCAGAGCGATTGTCGAG GCCGTGACGCACTACCAGGACGCCGGGCGCCTCGCCGAAGTCTCCAGAAATCTGGGCGAGGCCATGGCAGGCCTCACGATGGATCGCATTGAGCGTTGGGCCGGAAGAGACACTTGTGAGACCAAACGGAGACACTGA
- a CDS encoding putative signal peptide peptidase domain-containing protein, whose protein sequence is MGKTKTAATPDAHAPERRLFYGCFALLGATMAISHFVALPVLLQMIVYTVSIVYIGSHASLKQNEVDEVTGERSNKGEAMNHTDAMLFPVFGSLALCSLYIAYKFLDASWVNFLLTLYLTAIGLVALGETLHVALVPLFPDWANDPSRISFKFCLPHIPFICPRPELSTPSAKEAFEASCTYRLSYSQLGAYILAAGLSALWLWKKHWAIHNLLGVAFCIQASRREKKKRRSRGRTEKGRGAGSIEDLKRASGVYLELRFFSRSWSVSGRTSPARAISLVSVGNFTVATILLSGLFIYDIFWVFGTDVMVTVAKSFEGPAKLIFPVNLDPWQHSILGLGDIVIPGVFISMCLRFDYWLATASLANASEKKTAVETSIDIHQKFSKFYFFVVLVFYEFGLLTTGVIMLVFQHPQPALLYIVPFCLFSLFGAAALNGQVKEVLAYREDEEEKPAEVEGEAEPTEEKKSK, encoded by the exons ATGggaaagacaaagacagcCGCGACGCCtgacgcgcatgcgccggagcgccgcctcttctACGGCTGCTTCGCCCTGTTGGGTGCGACGATGGCCATCTCGCACTTTGTCGCCTTGCCTGTCCTGCTGCAAATGATCGTTTACACTGTCTCCATTGTCTACATCGGCAGCCACGCCTCGCTGAAACAAAACGAAGTCGACGAAGTGACCGGCGAAAGATCCAACAAAGGCGAGGCCATGAACCACACAGACGCCATGCTGTTCCCCGTCTTTGGATCCCTCGCGCTGTGCAGCTT gtACATCGCCTACAAGTTTCTCGACGCCTCGTGGGTGAACTTTCTGCTCACTCTCTACCTGACGGCGATCGGGTTGGTGGCCCTCGGCGAAACCCTGCACGTCGCTCTC GTGCCGCTGTTCCCGGATTGGGCGAATGATCCGTCTCGGATTTCGTTCAAGTTCTGTTTGCCTCACATTCCGTTTATCTGTCCTCGGCCGGAGCTGTCGACGCCTAGCGCGAAGGAAGCCTTCGAGGCCTCGTGCACCTACCGCCTGTCGTACAGCCAACTTGGCGCGTACATCCTCGCCGCGGGGTTGTCTGCTCTCTGGCTCTGGAAGAAGCACTGGGCGATCCACAAcctcctcggcgtcgccttctgcattCAGGCAAGtcgaagggaaaagaagaaacgaagaagcagaggaagaacggagaagggaagaggagcgggGAGCATTGAAGATCTCAAGCGCGCCAGCGGGGTGTATCTGGAgttgcgttttttctcccgttcctGGTCTGTCTCTGGAAGAACAAGTCCTGCGCGG GCGATCAGCCTGGTGAGTGTAGGCAACTTCACAGTCGCGACGATTCTCCTCTCGGGCCTCTTCATCTACGACATCTTCTGGGTGTTCGGCACCGACGTCATGGTCACTGTCGCAAAG TCGTTCGAAGGACCGGCCAAACTCATCTTCCCCGTCAACTTAGACCCGTGGCAACACAGCATTCTCGGCCTCGGAGACATCGTCATTCCGGGCGTCTTCATCTCCATGTGCCTGCGCTTCGACTACTGGCTAGccactgcgtctctcgcgaaTGCCAGTGAAAAGAAGACCGCCGTCGAGACCTCCATCGACATTCACCAG AAATTTAGCAAATTCTACTTTTTCGTGGTCCTCGTCTTCTACGAGTTTGGACTCTTAACGACCGGCGTGATCATGCTCGTTTTTCAG CATCCCCAGCCTGCTCTCCTGTACATTgtccccttctgtctcttctcgctcttcggaGCTGCTGCTCTCAACGGCCAAGTGAAAGAAGT CCTGGCTTACcgagaagatgaagaggagaaacctGCGGAAGTCGAGGGCGAAGCTGAgccgacggaagagaaaaagagcaaatga